The Cheilinus undulatus linkage group 21, ASM1832078v1, whole genome shotgun sequence region ATAAGCAGGGATAGTGagcaagatgatgatgatggaggagaaaaagcagggacagaaagCAAGATAGAGATGGTGGAGGAAAGGAACGtggggatagagagcaagatgaggatgatgaaggaaaTGAAAGCAGGAATGAACAGCAAGATAAAGATGGTGtaggagaggaaagcaggggCAGAAAGCAAGATGAGTATTatgaaagagaagaaagcagggaaagagagcaagatgaggatgatggaggcgAAGAGAGCatggacagagagcaagattaGAATGATGacagagaagaaagcagggatagagagcaagatgtggatggtggagaagaagaaagaggggATAAAGAGCAAGATGAGAGAACGCAGGAATAAACAGCTAGATTAGGAAAatgaaagagaagaaagcagggattgAGAGCAAGATAAAGAcggtggaggagaggaaaggggGATAGAGAGttggatgaggatgatggaggagaagaagaaagcagggatagagatcaagatgatgatggaggagaggaagaaagcagggacacagagtaagatgaggatgatggaggggaAGAAGGCAGGGGCAGAGAGAAAGATTaggctaataaagaaataaagtaattttaacgatataataataataagtaatAATAAGTTCAATTTTACCACAGCAAAAATACTGCTCATTAATAAAGGGTAATTacacttcaaaaataaataaaatgcattgttATTGGTAAAACAGCCTAACATTTCTTGGCTAAGATGGGCCCcaggggcccaaaatccctagctatgcccaTGCAACAActcaatataaaataaaaaaataattacaataattaAAATCCCAATTCCAAAATTGTTCTATTTGTATTAGTCCATTTTCAATGATTACTGGCCCTGAGAAGACAGCAACATTTCTGCATCATGCTCACATATGACTTCTTTTGTGCATGCTTTAACTTGCATTCATGGaaggcacggccaactgtgttgacagacagagatttctggaagtgtttctgagcccatgAAGCGATTTTCAGAACAAAGTCACGTCTGTTTTAGATTCAGTGCTGCCTGAGAGCCTGAAGATTACAAGCATCCAGTACTGACCTTCTGCCTTGTccctccagattctctgaatcttttaatgaAATTATGTACTGGATTATTCCACAGCTTTTAGAAAGTGTTTTTGCAGACTGGTGAAACTCTGCCAATCTTAATCTCTGAGAGACTAtgcttctctaaaatgctccttttatacccagtcatgttgctgACCTGTTGCCAACTAACCATCATagttgtgaatttttttttatttattaatttattttttaaatacaaacagggcaaattttttcatgaaatgctagAATGTCtcatctgatttgttgtttatgttgtttatgttaatgaaaatcattgcattctgtttttaattaccATTTTATactgtgccccaacttttttggaattgtggctGTGTTGTGGGTAGTATTGACCTCATCActgagcatgtgtgtttgtgtgtgaagcTCAAGGGTGGGACCCATGGCTCCCCTGGTCACCATGCTCTGTGACATGCGGAGAGGGTGGAGTGAGGACGAGAAAGAGGGTCTGTTCAGTCCGTCCTGAGTGCCGCTCTGCCTGCAGCGGCCCTTCAGAGGAGAAGGAGGCGTGCCCAGCACAAAGCACCTGTCCAGGTAAACTGTCAGTCTTGTTACCTGTCAGTCACCTGTTTGACTTTTGCCTCTGATGACTCCTGTCTTTCACCTTCCTCTCAGTTCACGGAGGATGGACGGCTTGGTCTGTTTGGTCTCAGTGTTCAGGGACGTGTATTTATGACCAGATAAGCAGCAATAATGAGGGCAGTAGAGTCGTCATCCCCTTAAGGGTGCAAAGGCGCACCTGCTCTAACCCCGCCCCCTCCACTGACACGGTGCCACCTGGTAACAATTGCGCTGGAGATGACTCCCAGGTCCAGGAATGCAGTGAACTCCCCAACTGTGCAGGTGAGTGTTTGATCAGGTAAAAACTTGAAACCTTGTGGAATCCTTGAAAAACCCTGACgtgtgctctgattggctgtcttTGCAGTTGATGGAAATTGGGGGGCGTGGTCTCCAGCTGGACCATGCTCGGTCTCTTGTGGAGAGGGGCTTCAGCTGTCAATGAGGAGATGTGATCGTCCCGCTCCTAAGTATGGCGGCAGATTCTGTAATGGACCGAGCACACGGAGCAGCGTTTGTCAGAGTCCCTGTCCCggtaacaaacacaaaaatctcttttactgAATGTTTGTTATTAAAGAGACTGTGATTTCAGGGAGAAGGTTTTCTGTGTCTCCCACAGTGGACGGGCTTTGGACTGGTTGGTCCAACTGGGGGGAGTGTTCTTCTTCCTGTATCCGACAAGGCTCAGTTCCCACCAGGACTCGCCAACGCACCTGCTCTAACCCCGCCCCTTCATCCAACCCGCGTGGAGTGAGCTGTCAGGGTGAAGACAGGCAGACGGAGAACTGCAACCACCTTCCTCGCTGCCCAGGTACACCTGTCTGTCTTTATACCTGTCCTAAGTTGGCCGACTTgacaagatttttaaaatcttaacagaTGATTACTGATGATAACTGATCATTTCCAAGCACAGATGGGGCTGAcagtctcacaatcagtgaaatgggcctcacctgagtgcagtgaagatgtcttaagtgattgtagtataaagtcacctgtgtctggaagtcctagtcactggttaataagtattcctggctaccattacaccatgaagacaacagaacactaagagaaaaggttattgataAGTAAGAGCGCATTCACAACAGAGCTGTTTCGGaacaacttgtgaaccaaaggcatgaaaaggcacAAAGCATAATTATTTATGGATTTATATATGTGTTTTGACCCTTAAAAGTCTAGGCCCaaccctttgtaaattgcttggtaacttttgaactgtaagtcaTTGGCACTAACtttgtttttcctgtgaaagctctgtgttgtgcctttctaaatatgttcttcatgcattcgtagctcttacaggccattttctagtgagcccagaacttgacTGGCTTCCTGAGGTCTCTGAAGACAGGGTTGTCATATACAACGAGAAGTGACGCAGTTTAGAAAAacgttaataacttttgaaccataagtcatagacactcattttttcctctgaaagctgaccattttgccgttCGTTTGCTACCCTCCATGTCTCCGTAGCCCTTAAGGACGCcgttctagtgagcctggaacttcagtgacttttcagggtctttaaagattaaatccactgcGTTAGATCCgataataagcgtctttttgtccatttttaatccattttcgatattttactttggctttcttcggTGGGTGGCGcaatatttgttgagggcaatgtttacatgTAATGCATTTTGGGAGTTGTAGTCGATCAGTTGCTTCTCTACTTCTTAAAGGAAGGGCACAAattaatctaactgcaaaaaagcgcatggactttttttttgtatatatgtagatattgtGAAAACCAATAgtcaaaaaagtttattttttcactgttttgtccccaggagatgggagaacaagtctgtgcaaagaaaatgcgtagtcactattgtttactgtgtgttatcataaatatctttgagtttcaaattccaatttgtttttttttattttgtctttagagtcctataactttttcaaaattcaagtgacattactgtagtatatatatatatatatatatatatatatatatatatatatattcttaaagcccaggttgtcctgaaaacaAGGATGTATAGAggttgactgtgcaccacagggttgatgttttacaagctttataagacaaaagtccagacgagacatgatggtgaaaaaatagctgtgagctctacaTATCAGTACCTCAGTACCTCGCTTGGTGTCTGTGTTGCCATAACAACACGATATAGTCTCTCGCTCACATGTTGGCTCGCCTTGTTCTTCTGTACCGATTCATTCATGTCATGTTaagaacaacatgctggacagcGTTGCTTCACTCATAACTctccaaaacaaaagcagaaatcccaagacagcataaatttgATGTTGTGTCAtggcattagcattagcagcattagcagAAGCTCCAGGCTAGCAGGTTAGCTCACAGCATGGGGATTTCCACACAGTACTTGAActtgaaactgaaaacagaCCGCACAATGCCAGGTCTCCACGGCGCTATATTCACTAGCCATACATGAGAAGTAAAATATAGACAGAACCTTAACCAATTCGTCATGTAGTTTAGGGAGTCCTCTTCACTGTTGTACATACATGCAAGAATGGCAGAGAGAGACGCATATCAGTTACTTTCTGGTTCATAGAACATATAAACAGCAAGGGCTCCACCTTGTGGCGTAATTAGATACTACAATGAAATTCTAACTGATAAAatctccttttctgtttttgccacatcttgTTTGGGACGACAGCGCCACAAACTTATGATTTGGTTCGTTTGACCAAGGGCAACGAAACAAACCATAGGAATGTGCAACAATGCTGCAATTTGAGTGTCCCCAGACTATCAAGTGTGAAAACGACCCGTCAGGAGGTGGATACAAACAAATTACAAAGGCACTGAAaccccccagagttcagttaaatgtatcatcaagaaatgaaaagaatatgtcacatgtgtaaatctgcctagatcagtcCGTCCTCACAagctgagtgaccgtgcaagaaggagactagtgagagaggacaccaagacacctatgtctactctgaaagagttacaagcttcagcagctgagatgggagtgactctgcatacaactgttgccaggttcttcaccagtcaaagctttatgggagagtggcagggaggaagccactgttggagaaaacagattaaatctggGCTAGAGTTCAACagaagacaagacaagatgccaaacactgcataacactgcaaacacaccatccccactgtgaagcatggtggtggcagcatcatgccgtggggatgcttcttagcagccagccctggaatgtttgcaaatgtagagggtaaaatgatcCTGAAGGACAacttattcagtctgaaagagaactaCAGATTGGGAGTAGATTTATTTAATGTGTTAATCTTTTATCTAAATGTGTTAAGTTGAAGGCAGTGTTTGAAAAAAACCTGTCAGTGtttgtacatgcatgcatgtgatTTGGCAAGCGATAAGAGAAATATATATTAACAACTGCAGCCTGTCTGATCTATTTATCTACACACTGGCTCTCATGGTCTTTTCTCCCAGTTCTCCTGATCAGCCTCTCTGGGCCTCATTTTCCCTGTTAGTGTTCTGATTTCAGCCCATAATTCCTGCTGTTATTTCTTCTGTAGTGAATGGAGGATGGGGGGCTTGGTCACCTTACTCTGCCTGTCCTGTTACCTGTGGCGTGGGTGCTCAGGTGTCAGTCAGGAGATGTGAAAACCCTCCTCCCCAGCATGGAGGCCAGCCATGTCCTGGAGAGAAACGTCGCACCACCATCTGTCACACCAACATTCACTGTCCAGGTACGTCTTCCACCTCcatgcaaacaaactgaaaataacaTAATCCTGGTTAGACAAGAGTTTTGGTTGaggtcccatctgttaacatggtgGAGGCGGGTTCAATGCTCTAATTACTCTGGCTTCACTTCTCTGCAGTAATTACCCCGTCCATCTTACAATACATCCAATGACACAATTGCGAGTGTATGAGTGTAACTCCtgtgtgttttcagtggatGGTGTGTGGTCAGAGTGGTCACCGTGGCAAAAGTGTAAATACCCATTCGGTTCAAGGGACATCCACTGCAAGCAACTGGGCGGCAGTCAGATTCGAGAGCGTCAGTGTCTTCATAGAGCTCACAACGGTTCTATCTGCGGCGGAAATGATCTGACAGATAGACGGGTCTGCTACGATGTCAACCGCTGTCCCAGTGAGTGGAGAAGCAACTTTATTGACACTACATTATGATAACAACACGGCAGATATGCTTAAGACGTGTTTGTGTTCCAGTGAAAGGCACCTGGGATGGCTGGGAGACGTGGAGTTTGTGTAAGCCTTCCTGCGGAAGACCATCCAAACGCATCAGGAGGAGACACTGTAAGCCAGACTACAGCGAGTACAAGTGAGTCCTCTGTTGCGTTTCAGTCCATCTGGAAGGAAGAAAAATACTCGATTGCAATGTGGTTTTTATATTTGTGCCCCAAAGCCTGTTGCTCTGTTAACTGTACATGCCTGTGTGTTTTCAGTCCTACTATCGGTCGTCAAAGGGAGCCAGCGACATTCTCTGGGACTCCTCTTGCAGACTGTGGCGCTGCGCCCGACAACGGGTTGAAGTTTGAAACTCAGCCATGTGTCAATATTCCTCAATGCCCCTGAAAACCactgactttaaaaacacaacactcAATATAACTCTGGGatgacagaaaaacaagtcattaatttcacatttacacaaaaatatgGCCAATCAGTTCAACAGCAGCCAAcaaattaaaccaaacaaaACCTGCTAATCGAGCCtgttttttacttcattttttaagcattttgtaAAATTGTAATGTTTTGTATAAAGATTTATGTCATTAAAGAgtgaaaactaaaataacaagaATGTTTTATTGCTTGATCTTGCTCTTTTTCACATCAGAGACCCAGACTTTCCCTCTAAGTCAGCAAAGTTTCCTGTTTGTAGATAAATCAGCATCTGACAGCTCAACGTCCACATGGAAGCCAAGCAGGCTTTTGTgcgttttgcactgaggagaggtttctgccataaagcccagatcagtggttGGCTGCAGTgatagttgcccttctggtactttgtcccatctccacacaggatctctagagctcagtcagagtgaccatagggttcttggtcacctctcttgctAAGACTTGTTCCCCCCTATTGCGCAGTTTGGCCGGCAACCAGCTCTTttaagagtcctggttgtgcgaAACTTCTTCTGAGTaagaatcatggaggccactATGCTTTTGGGaatcttcagtgcagcagaaatgtttttgtagccttccccagatccaCACCTGTCAACAAtccagtctctgagctctgcaggcagttcctttgaccccacggcttggtttttgctctgatatgcattgccaGGTGTGAGTCCTTCTATAAAGAGATGTGTGCCTGTCTAAATAATGCCCAATCAGAGtgatttagcacaggtggacttcaatcaaggtgtagaaacatctcagcaaagatctagaAAAATGGGAACCTGAGCCAAATCTCAAGTGTTTTGTAaagtgtgaatatttatgcctATGTGAAACTTAAGTTTTTATTCATATGCAAAAAACTTAAatcttattttcacttttttcatgatAGGTtattgagtgtagattaatgaaaattaaagaaagtGAATAGGGTCTGAACATTTCCCAAATGTACTCCTGGCTTCCTTTGGATCTACGTCTTCCACTGTTAACAAGTTAGCATGCTAAAGTCAGCACTCAGTAAAGTTACTTTGGTAGTTTCAGAGCTGGAAGAGTGAACAGTATATTTAACAGAATAAGCATTTTAAAGCCGTCTTCATCCTCAAAATCAGGGTTTATATAAAGCATATTTCTTTGACCTCTTCTCTTTCTGATACTGACACAAGACCCTGCTAAGAATTGATTTATACTGTAAGTAttgactgaaacaaaaaaaacttgttttaaaatgcaaagtgAGTTGTAAAtaatcagaaattaatcacaattaagaGTTGTAGTCATTCGACAGTCCTAATAAGCCTCCTGTGAGCGTAAATAAATGACACTAAcattagccccgcccacactGTTTATTAACAGGTGACTGCACAAAAATGACAGATTTCGACTCCACTGTCCCTCCACACACATATTTGTTCGCAATCAGTCCTTCAGTGTGCAGTTTTCAGATGTATTTGTGCCCCGCCCCCACCCTCTCTGTTTTGACATCATGGAAGTGTTCCCACAGGGTGCTCACGTCCCAGCTCCAGTGTTCCCAGTGCTCCCAGTCTCTCTGCTGGGGACAGAACTCCTTCAGTGTCTGAATCAAATAAATTCCAGTTTATCCAAACACCAGCTTGTTCCAGTGAAACGCAGTTCAGTAGTCTTGGCCGTGAgctttcttcttctactgttttttattttttggtaatGTCGCCACAGCAGTCGGTGCGGCCAGTCGCCTCTGGGATCCTGTGGATGTCTCCGATGAGGAcatttttctgggttttttttggtgtttcatTGACAgtacagtgatttttttcagtacaaaaacatcaaaaacgttcagaaaacacacaaacattcaccAGACTCTCCTCGAACTCAAATATCCacattttgtttgaatttttgacACTTAAGGTCTGAACAAATCTTGATAGGTGGTTCAAACAGACTCTGACCTGCAGCCGGAGAGTTCTGACATTGagacaaaatgtaaacaaaccttAATCCTTCTGCTTAAACTGTTTAAAGTTCCTGCAACCAAAAAGTCATATTCATTCACCAACATACCAaactcagctgtaaataatgtgGAAGTACCTTTAACGCTGCCTTCACCAGCATGGTAATAAATAACATTGTAAATaataaaaccttaaaacaaCTTAAAGAATTCAACATTTGGATCTGATGTTAAATTGTCACAATACTTTAGATTTCAACAGATAAccaaaaattgcaggaaaatAACTACACACTCTGGATTGCACATTTCTGTGAACTAACCCTCAAATTacacatactctgtctgcacAGTGATACACGTgtgaattgcacaaaaacactaacTGCTCCTTTTCTTGTCAATCTTTAAAATTCAGGAGAAAGGCTGgtaaccactgctctaaagtttAAGGAATTAAGATGAAGGGAAAAAGACTAAAACTCCGCTAACTTATCCATACATGTGGCCAAaatattgactgtaaaaatcagcagaaatgttcatatctgccaatactgaaaATTAACTTTTGATACCAACTTCTGCTGATAGTAATATgacatcatgcatccctattcCTGATATATTCATCCATGGTAGAagccaaaaaaataacagaataaaaaaacaaaaatgaaacacaaatcaACCTCAGAAAGGCAAATTGGTCCGCTATACTCTACCACAGGTCTACAATGATCTTGTGATCGCTAATCTCCAGCTCCTCAGGGCTGCGCTGTGCTCCAAAAACAGATCCAGCGCCACCATCAGTTGGAGCAAAACCACTGCAAGTGTGGAACGCTGCAGacatggagtatgtggaatttgtaGATTTGACAATGTGACAAATTTGCAAGTTATTCTTAATGCATTCATTCCTTTCCAGTGAACCTGTCTTACAAAAAAACAGCTCCTTTTTGgagtttctgtactttttgatcCTATTGATTATTAaaagaagtttttaaaacacatggtaCTGAAAAGAATGgacatatcaaacattttgacaacctttatCGGACATTGACACTGAAGAGGTCTTTCTCAATCTGCTGGATTATTGTGATGAATCTTTAGCTGTGAGACTACATCTGAGTTTATCTTTAACCAAGCAAGATatgcttaaaaacaaaacttttatgCACTTCTATCAAAAACACTGCAATAAAAACTATGATTGATGTAtgtctttaataaaaaaagagaaacccAGGCACTGCAaacatgaaaaactgaaaaatgggGAATGAAATACTTAAAAAGTCTTTATCATAATTATGTCTAATtgtttttaagtatttcttCCCTATTTTCATATCATGTCAGAAGTGCCTTGCTACCAGTCTTTTATATTGGACATTACTTCCTCCTGTTCTCCAATAGCAGCCAACTTTGCTTTACATTTAAGGtgggctcagactacatgattttttttggtGGTTCCTgacagcaccatgtcagactatgcaaccaAAGTCATGTTCCATCTtggccacactacaagtgtGACCCTGAACACTCATCGTA contains the following coding sequences:
- the si:ch73-237c6.1 gene encoding properdin; protein product: MLGQRVLLVALLVLVSVEHSECVRCFARFNLIQGQCEGEVGEVDEDDCCQNPRYGYQAEDGLCHSCGPPTWSPWSPWSHCNVLCGEGVTQRRRKCFGIGQSQCEKPADFLETAPCTGTCCDAQGWDPWLPWSPCSVTCGEGGVRTRKRVCSVRPECRSACSGPSEEKEACPAQSTCPVHGGWTAWSVWSQCSGTCIYDQISSNNEGSRVVIPLRVQRRTCSNPAPSTDTVPPGNNCAGDDSQVQECSELPNCAVDGNWGAWSPAGPCSVSCGEGLQLSMRRCDRPAPKYGGRFCNGPSTRSSVCQSPCPVDGLWTGWSNWGECSSSCIRQGSVPTRTRQRTCSNPAPSSNPRGVSCQGEDRQTENCNHLPRCPVNGGWGAWSPYSACPVTCGVGAQVSVRRCENPPPQHGGQPCPGEKRRTTICHTNIHCPVDGVWSEWSPWQKCKYPFGSRDIHCKQLGGSQIRERQCLHRAHNGSICGGNDLTDRRVCYDVNRCPMKGTWDGWETWSLCKPSCGRPSKRIRRRHCKPDYSEYNPTIGRQREPATFSGTPLADCGAAPDNGLKFETQPCVNIPQCP